A DNA window from Porphyromonas gingivalis ATCC 33277 contains the following coding sequences:
- the ybeY gene encoding rRNA maturation RNase YbeY, whose amino-acid sequence MAKINFYAEGVSLPRIRRRIVGKWIAEVCSRYGKAVGEISYLFCDDEYILKANQEFLDHDYYTDIITFDSCEADTVNGDLLISLDTVRSNARALDLRYEDELHRVIIHGILHLCGLKDKSKKDEAQMRAAEEEALVMLQETIGSELSLLHT is encoded by the coding sequence ATGGCAAAAATCAATTTCTATGCTGAAGGCGTCAGCCTTCCTCGGATCAGAAGACGGATCGTCGGTAAGTGGATAGCCGAAGTATGCAGCCGATATGGGAAAGCGGTGGGAGAAATCTCCTATCTTTTCTGTGATGACGAATATATCCTGAAAGCCAATCAGGAATTTCTCGATCATGACTACTACACCGACATCATCACCTTCGATTCCTGCGAAGCGGATACGGTGAATGGCGACCTGCTTATCAGTCTCGATACCGTACGCTCGAATGCCCGTGCTCTTGATCTTCGATACGAAGACGAACTACATCGTGTCATTATCCACGGCATACTGCATCTTTGCGGATTGAAAGACAAGAGCAAAAAGGATGAAGCCCAAATGCGAGCAGCCGAAGAGGAAGCCCTTGTCATGCTGCAAGAAACCATCGGATCGGAGCTTTCCCTATTGCATACATGA
- a CDS encoding decaprenyl-phosphate phosphoribosyltransferase, whose product MRPKQWIKNLIVFLPLFFGHRIGDTEALLRLTILLIAFCSASSAVYLFNDICDRAIDRLHPVKSRRPIASGAWSLSKAYILIALLVVLACGVILLFLSFPFAVYALISIVLYLLLNLFYSLKGKHIPIVDAFLVAFGFLIRLYAAGAVSGVPISHWLALMTLFLSLLLAFGKRKEDLRLLQETALSSRPVVKHYTDGFLNVLLAILSATIIILYTLYATDGEVISRNGPYLYVSVFPVATGLFHYLRHVIVKGCHCNPTDMLYQDHGLQLSVVVWIILYSISPYVA is encoded by the coding sequence ATGAGACCTAAGCAGTGGATCAAGAATCTGATCGTATTCCTACCCCTGTTTTTCGGACACAGGATTGGTGATACGGAAGCCTTGCTAAGGCTGACCATACTCCTGATAGCATTTTGTTCGGCATCGAGTGCAGTCTATCTCTTCAATGATATTTGCGATAGAGCGATCGACCGCCTGCATCCCGTCAAATCGAGACGCCCTATTGCCAGCGGAGCATGGAGTCTCTCCAAAGCTTATATACTGATAGCTCTACTTGTGGTTTTGGCTTGCGGAGTGATATTGTTATTCCTTTCTTTCCCTTTTGCCGTCTATGCCCTGATCTCTATAGTACTTTATCTTTTGCTGAATCTTTTCTATTCACTGAAAGGCAAACACATCCCCATCGTGGATGCTTTCCTCGTAGCTTTCGGCTTTCTGATCAGATTGTATGCGGCCGGAGCAGTGAGCGGAGTACCCATTTCCCATTGGTTGGCTTTGATGACGCTCTTCCTATCCTTGCTGCTCGCCTTCGGCAAGAGGAAAGAAGACCTGCGTCTGCTGCAGGAGACGGCTCTTTCATCGCGTCCTGTCGTCAAACATTATACGGATGGATTCCTCAATGTCCTACTGGCCATTCTCTCGGCTACGATCATTATACTCTATACCCTCTATGCCACAGACGGCGAAGTCATATCGAGGAACGGCCCGTATCTGTACGTATCTGTCTTTCCCGTTGCCACCGGACTTTTCCATTATCTGAGACACGTGATAGTGAAAGGCTGTCATTGCAATCCGACCGATATGCTCTATCAGGACCACGGGCTCCAGCTTTCGGTAGTTGTGTGGATCATTCTTTATTCGATAAGCCCTTATGTCGCATAG
- a CDS encoding HAD-IB family hydrolase → MSHRPIAIFDFDGTLTRCDSLLPFLRQAQPVILFWLRLPFYLAMWMCYKLRLAPADRTKAAILSTVLKGKREVECRAMGQRFVPAIESLLRPEALRCLEWHRSEGHRLVLLTASLLPCVEPWAEKTGFHTVIATLPEIKSGILTGRFEGNNCKGKEKIHRLDRALPHWRDSISYGYGDSPSDRPLLSLCTHSYYRRFPAL, encoded by the coding sequence ATGTCGCATAGGCCCATAGCCATATTCGATTTCGACGGTACGCTGACCCGATGCGATTCTTTGCTTCCCTTTCTGCGGCAAGCCCAGCCGGTTATTCTCTTTTGGCTCAGACTGCCTTTCTATCTGGCCATGTGGATGTGCTACAAACTTCGGCTGGCTCCGGCCGACCGGACAAAAGCAGCCATCCTTTCCACAGTCTTGAAAGGAAAAAGGGAGGTGGAATGCCGGGCAATGGGACAGCGATTCGTGCCTGCTATCGAAAGTCTTCTTCGTCCCGAAGCCCTTCGCTGTTTGGAATGGCATCGCAGCGAAGGACATCGGCTGGTGCTACTGACAGCCTCGCTTCTGCCTTGTGTGGAGCCATGGGCTGAAAAGACGGGGTTTCATACCGTCATTGCTACCCTTCCGGAGATAAAATCCGGCATTCTGACGGGTCGGTTCGAAGGCAATAACTGCAAGGGAAAAGAGAAAATCCACAGGTTGGATCGAGCCTTGCCGCATTGGCGAGATTCGATCTCCTATGGCTATGGCGATAGCCCCTCCGACCGCCCCTTGCTTAGCCTCTGCACACATTCCTACTATAGAAGATTCCCTGCTCTATAG
- the rgpB gene encoding Arg-gingipain RgpB codes for MKKNFSRIVSIVAFSSLLGGMAFAQPAERGRNPQVRLLSAEQSMSKVQFRMDNLQFTDVQTSKGVAQVPTFTEGVNISEKGTPILPILSRSLAVSETRAMKVEVVSSKFIEKKDVLIAPSKGVISRAENPDQIPYVYGQSYNEDKFFPGEIATLSDPFILRDVRGQVVNFAPLQYNPVTKTLRIYTEIVVAVSETAEAGQNTISLVKNSTFTGFEDIYKSVFMNYEATRYTPVEEKENGRMIVIVAKKYEGDIKDFVDWKNQRGLRTEVKVAEDIASPVTANAIQQFVKQEYEKEGNDLTYVLLVGDHKDIPAKITPGIKSDQVYGQIVGNDHYNEVFIGRFSCESKEDLKTQIDRTIHYERNITTEDKWLGQALCIASAEGGPSADNGESDIQHENVIANLLTQYGYTKIIKCYDPGVTPKNIIDAFNGGISLVNYTGHGSETAWGTSHFGTTHVKQLTNSNQLPFIFDVACVNGDFLFSMPCFAEALMRAQKDGKPTGTVAIIASTINQSWASPMRGQDEMNEILCEKHPNNIKRTFGGVTMNGMFAMVEKYKKDGEKMLDTWTVFGDPSLLVRTLVPTEMQVTAPANISASAQTFEVACDYNGAIATLSDDGDMVGTAIVKDGKAIIKLNESIADETNLTLTVVGYNKVTVIKDVKVEGTSIADVANDKPYTVAVSGKTITVESPAAGLTIFDMNGRRVATAKNRMVFEAQNGVYAVRIATEGKTYTEKVIVK; via the coding sequence ATGAAAAAGAATTTTAGCAGGATCGTTTCGATCGTAGCATTCTCCTCTCTGTTGGGAGGAATGGCGTTTGCACAGCCGGCAGAGCGCGGTCGCAACCCACAAGTACGACTGCTCTCCGCTGAGCAGTCTATGTCCAAGGTGCAATTCCGTATGGACAATCTTCAGTTCACAGACGTACAGACCTCCAAAGGGGTAGCTCAGGTGCCTACCTTCACCGAAGGTGTCAATATCTCGGAGAAAGGTACGCCTATATTGCCCATTCTTTCCCGTTCTCTTGCCGTTTCTGAAACACGTGCGATGAAGGTAGAGGTAGTTTCTTCCAAATTCATCGAAAAGAAGGATGTGCTGATCGCTCCCTCTAAAGGTGTTATCTCTCGCGCTGAAAATCCTGATCAAATCCCCTACGTGTACGGACAGAGCTATAATGAAGACAAGTTCTTCCCGGGCGAAATCGCTACGCTGAGCGATCCTTTCATCCTGCGTGATGTACGTGGTCAGGTAGTAAACTTTGCTCCGCTCCAGTATAACCCTGTTACAAAGACCCTCCGCATCTATACGGAAATCGTTGTAGCTGTGAGCGAAACAGCTGAAGCGGGCCAGAATACGATTAGCTTGGTTAAGAACAGCACTTTCACAGGCTTCGAAGATATCTATAAGAGCGTCTTCATGAATTATGAAGCTACGCGCTATACGCCTGTTGAAGAAAAGGAGAATGGTCGTATGATCGTCATCGTAGCCAAAAAGTATGAGGGAGATATTAAAGATTTCGTTGATTGGAAAAACCAACGCGGTCTCCGTACCGAGGTGAAAGTGGCAGAAGATATTGCTTCTCCCGTTACAGCTAATGCTATTCAGCAGTTCGTTAAGCAAGAATACGAGAAAGAAGGTAATGATTTGACCTATGTTCTTTTGGTTGGCGATCACAAAGATATTCCTGCCAAAATTACTCCGGGGATCAAATCCGACCAGGTATATGGACAAATAGTAGGTAATGACCACTACAACGAAGTCTTCATCGGTCGTTTCTCATGTGAGAGCAAAGAGGATCTGAAGACACAAATCGATCGGACTATTCACTATGAGCGCAATATAACCACGGAAGACAAATGGCTCGGTCAGGCTCTTTGTATTGCTTCGGCTGAAGGAGGCCCATCCGCAGACAATGGTGAAAGTGATATCCAGCATGAGAATGTAATCGCCAATCTGCTTACCCAGTATGGCTATACCAAGATTATCAAATGTTATGATCCGGGAGTAACTCCTAAAAACATTATTGATGCTTTCAACGGAGGAATCTCGTTGGTCAACTATACGGGCCACGGTAGCGAAACAGCTTGGGGTACGTCTCACTTCGGCACCACTCATGTGAAGCAGCTTACCAACAGCAACCAGCTACCGTTTATTTTCGACGTAGCTTGTGTGAATGGCGATTTCCTATTCAGCATGCCTTGCTTCGCAGAAGCCCTGATGCGTGCACAAAAAGATGGTAAGCCGACAGGTACTGTTGCTATCATAGCGTCTACGATCAACCAGTCTTGGGCTTCTCCTATGCGCGGGCAGGATGAGATGAACGAAATTCTGTGCGAAAAACACCCGAACAACATCAAGCGTACTTTCGGTGGTGTCACCATGAACGGTATGTTTGCTATGGTGGAAAAGTATAAAAAGGATGGTGAGAAGATGCTCGACACATGGACTGTATTCGGCGACCCCTCGCTGCTCGTTCGTACACTTGTCCCGACCGAAATGCAGGTTACGGCTCCGGCAAATATCTCTGCCTCTGCACAGACATTCGAAGTAGCTTGCGACTATAACGGTGCTATCGCTACGCTCTCTGACGATGGTGATATGGTCGGCACTGCTATCGTGAAAGACGGTAAGGCTATCATCAAATTAAATGAGAGTATCGCTGATGAAACGAACTTGACGCTCACCGTAGTAGGATACAATAAGGTTACTGTGATAAAGGATGTGAAAGTGGAAGGTACATCTATTGCCGACGTAGCCAATGATAAGCCTTATACTGTAGCTGTATCAGGTAAGACGATAACTGTAGAAAGTCCTGCTGCCGGGCTGACGATCTTCGATATGAACGGCCGTCGTGTAGCTACTGCTAAGAACCGCATGGTATTCGAAGCACAAAACGGCGTGTATGCCGTTCGCATCGCTACTGAAGGCAAGACGTATACAGAAAAGGTTATAGTGAAGTAA